From Amphiura filiformis chromosome 20, Afil_fr2py, whole genome shotgun sequence, a single genomic window includes:
- the LOC140142570 gene encoding uncharacterized protein, whose translation MCASDISLGLINPLDGTLAWSIYPDINDLENAVFDLLNKNASNGNYGFCYLKCKQTKDKKDGSQLLLIPQYFTQNTCDGSTCDDAININVIWLDSTSHSHFFRSLPKSVKTLRNTKEKKLAHVFNYDLMQSMKGATLNNTIMFTLGNLKAKTGIGKIFNLFHNGGYYVTWIDDLCWTSMMKESRRSGLGRFFGINKEEKNTSKAWKNLLEKLKLKGVNQIALSTANCEILKSNGLLTPFQNEVAGKPICYNGKYHADYILSYLESLQKQLTTCKRPFFNYLDFNVGHDFSGLRIQTLDERLAKFINFLNNQSNTFTFMFGDHGLRYGKFLETAEGKVEMGHPVCFIHASKNLEEKLGKDKMESLRLNQDRLIDIVDLRQTLFTFSPDDDNSIFEIDKQYDTHPNGLFHPIDPKRSCSSLGIRLEGSKCICSSEGRTSHIMSNDTRVKVLADFALGEINNILQDQFVSANKESGSGFGSCERLVGKWIDNVMESYNHNIMVIEMNLHLPGKLPTPEKDEIFFVSVQVTSNSQDGPSLVLAHYERTSIYGVYDECCDEGVEGRLCICSPSNRSTTTRQWHLQPPVVFGTITTVVSLNQHVFIYERRSPYGVILEASCDQPNGAYEIVLLILNTLNIVSSATSHQQTTIIKYQRIFFLNAFYQLDPLQKWSLEYDVQFRQIF comes from the exons ATGTGTGCATCAGACATATCGCTAGGTTTAATTAACCCACTTGATGGAACTCTGGCATGGAGTATATACCCCGACATCAATGACTTAGAAAATGCTGTCTTTGACCTTCTTAACAAGAATGCGAGCAACGGCAACTATGGATTCTGCTATCTGAAGTGTAAACAAACAAAAGACAAAAAAGATGGCAGTCAGTTGCTTCTTATACCACAGTACTTTACCCAGAATACATGTGACGGTTCAACTTGTGATGATGCAATAAATATTAACGTCATCTGGCTAGATTCAACATCGCATAGTCATTTCTTTAGATCATTGCCAAAATCTGTCAAAACATTAAGAAATACCAAGGAAAAAAAACTTGCTCACGTGTTTAATTATGACCTGATGCAATCTATGAAGGGAGCAACTTTAAATAATACTATTATGTTTACATTGGGAAATCTCAAGGCTAAGACAGGTATCGGCAAAATATTTAACTTGTTCCACAATGGCGGATACTACGTGACATGGATAGATGATCTTTGTTGGACATCGATGATGAAAGAATCTCGAAGATCAGGACTGGGCAGATTTTTTGGTATAAACAAGGAAGAAAAAAACACTTCTAAGGCTTGGAAAAACCTTCTTGAAAAGTTGAAATTGAAAGGTGTTAACCAAATAGCGTTATCTACAGCAAATTGTGAGATTTTGAAAAGCAACGGACTTTTAACTCCTTTTCAAAACGAAGTAGCAGGGAAACCGATATGCTATAACGGGAAATATCATGCTGACTATATACTCTCCTATCTCGAATCGTTACAGAAACAATTAACGACATGTAAAAGACCGTTTTTTAACTACTTGGATTTCAACGTAGGCCACGATTTTAGTGGACTCAGAATTCAAACTTTAGATGAAAGATTGGCCAAATTTATTAACTTCCTTAACAACCAAAGCAATACATTTACTTTCATGTTTGGAGATCATGGATTGAGATACGGAAAGTTTTTGGAGACGGCTGAAGGCAAAGTTGAAATGGGTCATCCGGTTTGTTTCATTCATGCCTCAAAGAACTTAGAAGAAAAACTGGGAAAAGATAAAATGGAATCTTTGCGATTAAACCAGGATAGACTGATTGATATTGTAGATTTGAGACAAACTCTGTTCACTTTTTCACCTGATGATGATAATTCTATTTTTGAAATTGACAAGCAATATGACACGCATCCCAACGGCCTGTTTCATCCAATTGATCCTAAGAGATCTTGCAGTAGTTTGGGAATACGTTTAGAAGGCAGCAAATGTATCTGCTCATCAGAAGGTCGCACGAGTCATATAATGTCAAATGACACCAGAGTGAAAGTACTGGCAGATTTTGCTTTGGGAGAGATCAACAACATCCTCCAAGACCAATTTGTTTCTGCGAACAAAGAAAGTGGATCTGGATTTGGTTCATGTGAACGACTAGTCGGGAAATGGATTGATAACGTGATGGAATCTTATAACCAT AATATTATGGTAATAGAAATGAATCTGCATTTACCAGGAAAGTTACCTACTCCAGAAAAAGACGAGATTTTCTTCGTATCTGTACAAGTAACTTCAAATTCACAAGATGGTCCGTCACTGGTACTCGCCCACTACGAACGGACATCTATATATGGCGTGTATGATGAATGTTGTGATGAGGGCGTCGAGGGTAGATTATGTATTTGTTCGCCATCCAATAGGTCTACTACCACTAGGCAATGGCATCTACAGCCTCCAGTAGTGTTTGGTACAATAACTACAGTAGTTAGTCTGAATCAACATGTATTTATTTACGAAAGACGATCACCCTATGGGGTCATTCTAGAAGCATCTTGTGACCAGCCAAATGGAGCATACGAGATAGTGCTTCTTATTcttaacacattaaatattgtATCTTCTGCTACATCACATCAACAAACAACGATAATAAAGTATCAGAGAATATTTTTTCTTAATGCGTTTTACCAACTAGATCCTTTACAAAAATGGTCATTAGAATACGATGTGCAATTCAGACAAATATTTTAG